In Bubalus kerabau isolate K-KA32 ecotype Philippines breed swamp buffalo chromosome 4, PCC_UOA_SB_1v2, whole genome shotgun sequence, one DNA window encodes the following:
- the B4GALT1 gene encoding beta-1,4-galactosyltransferase 1 isoform X2, whose translation MKFREPLLGGSAAMPGASLQRACRLLVAVCALHLGVTLVYYLAGRDLRRLPQLVGVHTPLQGSSHGAAAIGQPSGELRLRGAAPPPPLQNSSKPRSRAPSNLDADSRPGPGPGPGSNLTSAPVPSTTTRSLTACPEESPLLVGPMLIEFNIPVDLKLVEQQNPKVKLGGRYTPSDCISPHKVAIIIPFRNRQEHLKYWLYYLHPILQRQQLDYGIYVINQSLQCPGVHDSLQRELGTFPELI comes from the exons ATGAAGTTTCGGGAGCCGCTCCTGGGCGGCAGCGCCGCGATGCCGGGCGCGTCCCTGCAGCGGGCCTGCCGCCTCCTCGTGGCTGTCTGCGCTCTGCATCTTGGCGTCACCCTCGTCTATTACCTGGCCGGCCGAGACCTAAGACGCCTGCCTCAGCTGGTCGGAGTCCACACACCGCTTCAGGGCAGCTCTCACGGCGCCGCCGCTATCGGGCAGCCCTCCGGGGAGCTCCGGCTGCGAGGGGCCGCACCGCCGCCGCCTTTGCAGAACTCTTCCAAGCCGCGCTCGCGGGCCCCCTCCAACCTAGACGCGGACTCTCGCCCCGGCCCTGGCCCGGGCCCGGGGAGCAACTTGACTTCGGCCCCAGTGCCCTCCACCACAACACGCTCGCTGACCGCATGCCCTGAGGAGTCCCCGCTGCTCG TCGGCCCCATGCTGATTGAGTTTAACATACCTGTGGACCTGAAGCTTGTGGAGCAGCAGAACCCGAAGGTGAAGTTGGGTGGTCGCTACACCCCCTCAGACTGCATCTCTCCTCACAAGGTGGCCATCATCATTCCATTCCGCAACCGGCAGGAACACCTCAAGTACTGGCTATATTACTTGCACCCAATCCTACAGCGTCAGCAGTTAGACTATGGCATCTATGTTATCAACCAG AGCCTTCAGTGTCCTGGTGTACATGACAGCCTCCAGAGGGAACTCGGCACGTTTCCTGAGCTCATCTGA
- the B4GALT1 gene encoding beta-1,4-galactosyltransferase 1 isoform X3 yields the protein MKFREPLLGGSAAMPGASLQRACRLLVAVCALHLGVTLVYYLAGRDLRRLPQLVGVHTPLQGSSHGAAAIGQPSGELRLRGAAPPPPLQNSSKPRSRAPSNLDADSRPGPGPGPGSNLTSAPVPSTTTRSLTACPEESPLLVGPMLIEFNIPVDLKLVEQQNPKVKLGGRYTPSDCISPHKVAIIIPFRNRQEHLKYWLYYLHPILQRQQLDYGIYVINQSRLAEQ from the exons ATGAAGTTTCGGGAGCCGCTCCTGGGCGGCAGCGCCGCGATGCCGGGCGCGTCCCTGCAGCGGGCCTGCCGCCTCCTCGTGGCTGTCTGCGCTCTGCATCTTGGCGTCACCCTCGTCTATTACCTGGCCGGCCGAGACCTAAGACGCCTGCCTCAGCTGGTCGGAGTCCACACACCGCTTCAGGGCAGCTCTCACGGCGCCGCCGCTATCGGGCAGCCCTCCGGGGAGCTCCGGCTGCGAGGGGCCGCACCGCCGCCGCCTTTGCAGAACTCTTCCAAGCCGCGCTCGCGGGCCCCCTCCAACCTAGACGCGGACTCTCGCCCCGGCCCTGGCCCGGGCCCGGGGAGCAACTTGACTTCGGCCCCAGTGCCCTCCACCACAACACGCTCGCTGACCGCATGCCCTGAGGAGTCCCCGCTGCTCG TCGGCCCCATGCTGATTGAGTTTAACATACCTGTGGACCTGAAGCTTGTGGAGCAGCAGAACCCGAAGGTGAAGTTGGGTGGTCGCTACACCCCCTCAGACTGCATCTCTCCTCACAAGGTGGCCATCATCATTCCATTCCGCAACCGGCAGGAACACCTCAAGTACTGGCTATATTACTTGCACCCAATCCTACAGCGTCAGCAGTTAGACTATGGCATCTATGTTATCAACCAG TCCAGGCTGGCAGAACAGTAA
- the B4GALT1 gene encoding beta-1,4-galactosyltransferase 1 isoform X4, whose product MKFREPLLGGSAAMPGASLQRACRLLVAVCALHLGVTLVYYLAGRDLRRLPQLVGVHTPLQGSSHGAAAIGQPSGELRLRGAAPPPPLQNSSKPRSRAPSNLDADSRPGPGPGPGSNLTSAPVPSTTTRSLTACPEESPLLVGPMLIEFNIPVDLKLVEQQNPKVKLGGRYTPSDCISPHKVAIIIPFRNRQEHLKYWLYYLHPILQRQQLDYGIYVINQARV is encoded by the exons ATGAAGTTTCGGGAGCCGCTCCTGGGCGGCAGCGCCGCGATGCCGGGCGCGTCCCTGCAGCGGGCCTGCCGCCTCCTCGTGGCTGTCTGCGCTCTGCATCTTGGCGTCACCCTCGTCTATTACCTGGCCGGCCGAGACCTAAGACGCCTGCCTCAGCTGGTCGGAGTCCACACACCGCTTCAGGGCAGCTCTCACGGCGCCGCCGCTATCGGGCAGCCCTCCGGGGAGCTCCGGCTGCGAGGGGCCGCACCGCCGCCGCCTTTGCAGAACTCTTCCAAGCCGCGCTCGCGGGCCCCCTCCAACCTAGACGCGGACTCTCGCCCCGGCCCTGGCCCGGGCCCGGGGAGCAACTTGACTTCGGCCCCAGTGCCCTCCACCACAACACGCTCGCTGACCGCATGCCCTGAGGAGTCCCCGCTGCTCG TCGGCCCCATGCTGATTGAGTTTAACATACCTGTGGACCTGAAGCTTGTGGAGCAGCAGAACCCGAAGGTGAAGTTGGGTGGTCGCTACACCCCCTCAGACTGCATCTCTCCTCACAAGGTGGCCATCATCATTCCATTCCGCAACCGGCAGGAACACCTCAAGTACTGGCTATATTACTTGCACCCAATCCTACAGCGTCAGCAGTTAGACTATGGCATCTATGTTATCAACCAG